The window CGAGTTATAAGTTCTAATGGAGAACAATATCTTTGATCTTTTCATTCTTTTCAGCCATGAGGCCATTTCCAGAAGCTCATTGTAGAGCCCTGGCGATGAAAGGACCATATTTGACATAATCAAATCTAACTCAAAGCCTTCGTTTTCCATCATGGCTATGACTCTTTTCATATCTTCAAACAAGCCTAATCTTCCATATGCATAACTTATTGACCTATACTCAAagatggaagatttgagtcctTTGTTCTTCATCTCTACCATTAAACTCTCAGCTTGATTGGGTAGATTGATTACAGATAAACACCCGATGATTGATTCGTAGGAGCGTTTTTTAAGGTAAATAGATGAAGAATGTGAAGGAAGTTGTTTGATATGTTCATAGGAATCAAgtattccttgctttgattggtgCTTCGAGTGAGAATCCATTAGGTTAcaataaaagttacagatatcGCGTTCTTTACTCCCTAATTTTGTTTCCACTtctgaaattagggtttgtgCCTCGGTAAATCGCTGATGATTGTAGAGTGAAGCAATCACATCGGCTATAAGCTTAGCGTTCCAATTGAACCATGATGCTTTATTAATCTCGTAGTATAACTACAAAATTACATATAACAATTCCGATTATGAATCCACCCTTTCAACTTTTTTGTTCGAATACGAATTGCAGAAAATTGACATCAAACTGTCACTGGATTGAGTGAATAGATAACATATCGATTGAGAGAGCTGACTTACAGGGAATGTGAGAGGAGAGAGACGAGAGAATGAGGTGTTGATTGGAGCAACGAGGTGAGAGATGGCGTCGAGAGCTATGGATTTAGAGGATGAAGCGACGAATTTCCGAATCAGCCGAGCGGTGGTTGCCGGATCGTCGGTTGTAGCGACTGATGTAAGAAACCGGTGACCTTGTTTACTCAATGCTGCACAGATTGGAAGCCTCGTCGGTTGCTCATGAGGTAGTTTATGCAtcgcttgagagagagagagagagagagagagagagagagagagagagagagagagagagagagagagagagagagagagagagagagagagagagagagaggtggggccctttaatattaaataattatattttttttcttttttttcctaAATTAAggcaaacttcataaatggtccatatggtggTAAAATGACTGAAATGCCCTTCACTTAACGGTTAAATGTTAACGGTGTTAGCAAaaatgaccatttgttaaaagttttgaaaccacagggaccatctgtgaggtcttttgaacttagggactaaacttgatatttttgaaaaccacagagaccatttttgaagttttgtcgtTTGCAAATATATTATGAACACATCAATGGCAAAGCCCATTTACACTTTTTAGTACATatctaaaaattataaaaatttgacATCTTTATAGCTAGCTTCATTATTACTCCATGCAAGAACAATAAGCGTGTGTAATTATAACCCATTATGACGAGGAGCTAATTCATTATCCTTTTGATAATGGTTTGAAACGATTAGAATTATCTGAACTTTGTTGATTAATTGGGCTTGCGGGGGTTGAATTTTGTACTACGCAAGTGGCGGTTTCATGAACAAACATTAAGAAATCCCCTGCTTTATCTTGTTCATTAAGTTAAGCAGAAAGCAGAGTAGGTAGGTCCATGTGAACGATGGAATAATATCTAAACAGAAATACcaaatgaatttgaaatggtagTGTGAAAAcaacatataataataattaaaagtcAATTTCTCATGGCATTTTCAAataacaacacccaattaacaagtTGTATGATGGTTTGATGTATATCTATAAGCTTTACCTTCTTCCACATTTAGCTCGGCCACCACCTGCTGAAACCACCATCTTCTACTCCTCCCATATATTGCTACTGCCGTGACCCTCTCTGTCCCTGGCCTTAAACCTTTTCTAAATCGAGAAACCGCCTTCCCCATCTCCTCCGGTTGCCACCATATCCATACATCATCACCAATATCAAAAGCCATGTCTTCTTCTTCAGGGGTAAACCTTGAAAATTATCTAATTCCATTGGAGGAGATCAAACGTGCCACCGAAAACTTCAGTCAACAGAGATGTATCGGAGGCGGTGGATTTGGTGCAGTCTACAAAGGACAACTCTCTGAACGCTGGCAAAACCGCACAGCTGCTATCAAACAGCTAGGTCAAGATAGCCACCAAGGAGAACGTGAATTCCGAAACGAGTTAGAGATGATCTCAAAATTTCACCATGAAAACATCATATCATTCATTGGTTATTGTGATGAAGGCAATGAGATGATTATAGTTTATGAGTATGCAATGAATGGAAGCCTTGATCATCATCTCCAAGACCCACATAAGATTCGTTGCATAACATGGACAGAACGCCTAA of the Lactuca sativa cultivar Salinas chromosome 6, Lsat_Salinas_v11, whole genome shotgun sequence genome contains:
- the LOC111882631 gene encoding pentatricopeptide repeat-containing protein At2g17033 is translated as MHKLPHEQPTRLPICAALSKQGHRFLTSVATTDDPATTARLIRKFVASSSKSIALDAISHLVAPINTSFSRLSPLTFPLYYEINKASWFNWNAKLIADVIASLYNHQRFTEAQTLISEVETKLGSKERDICNFYCNLMDSHSKHQSKQGILDSYEHIKQLPSHSSSIYLKKRSYESIIGCLSVINLPNQAESLMVEMKNKGLKSSIFEYRSISYAYGRLGLFEDMKRVIAMMENEGFELDLIMSNMVLSSPGLYNELLEMASWLKRMKRSKILFSIRTYNSVLNHCPTIMSIVEHPKEMKPKGFKILGSLKEGEEWEEDDRANFINGPLVVK